From Argonema galeatum A003/A1, the proteins below share one genomic window:
- a CDS encoding DUF5009 domain-containing protein yields MLIFAANQKRAYALDALRGFAVLAMILSGTIAYRILPAWMYHAQEPPPTHTYNPNLPGLTWVDLVFPLFLFSMGAAIPLALSRRLAKKVSYPELILHILKRGFFLATFAIVLQHLRPTIISQDPTPEKWWIALWGFLILFFMFVRLPDSLPKWHRTAIPIIAWISAIVLLSQLRYRDGGGFSLDRSDIILIVLANTAVFSSLIWLFTKFNLRLRLGVLGLLLALRLSATVSGSWIAQLWSASPVPWLFQFAYLSYLFVVIPGTIAGDLILSWIQNTTPAEVGGSARIIEQQELSITPPLQWEINRFYTIIVLILANCSVLLIGLQGRWVWQTTLLSAVLCWAGWFLFTKPTNETEYLIKMLYNWGVYWLGVGLLFEPFQGGIKKDPSTLSYYFVTTGMAFFILILFTIIIDVLNQRKWVQLLIDNGQNPMIAYVGFANLVWPILVLTGVDAWVIQNTKTQLLGFFKGIVYTLLVACIVSLFTRLKLFWRT; encoded by the coding sequence ATGTTAATTTTTGCAGCAAACCAAAAACGCGCCTACGCCCTAGATGCCTTGCGTGGATTCGCCGTTTTAGCAATGATCTTATCGGGTACGATCGCATACCGCATCTTACCCGCCTGGATGTATCACGCCCAAGAACCGCCGCCAACCCACACCTACAATCCTAATCTCCCCGGTTTAACCTGGGTCGATCTCGTATTTCCATTGTTTTTATTTTCAATGGGTGCAGCCATACCCCTAGCATTATCTCGTCGCCTTGCCAAAAAAGTTTCTTACCCAGAACTTATTTTACACATCCTTAAAAGAGGATTTTTCTTAGCAACATTCGCCATAGTTCTTCAGCATCTACGGCCAACCATCATCAGCCAAGACCCTACTCCAGAAAAATGGTGGATTGCTTTATGGGGATTTTTAATATTATTTTTCATGTTTGTACGTTTGCCAGATTCATTGCCAAAATGGCATCGCACAGCAATTCCAATTATAGCATGGATATCTGCGATCGTACTTCTGTCTCAACTGCGATATCGGGATGGCGGCGGATTTTCACTCGATCGTAGCGATATTATCCTTATTGTTCTGGCAAATACCGCTGTCTTTAGCTCCCTAATTTGGCTGTTTACTAAGTTTAACTTGCGGCTGCGTCTGGGAGTTTTGGGCTTATTACTAGCTTTGCGTTTGTCAGCTACCGTTAGTGGCAGTTGGATTGCTCAACTTTGGTCAGCTTCTCCCGTACCTTGGCTCTTCCAATTTGCGTATTTGTCCTATTTGTTTGTGGTGATTCCCGGCACCATTGCTGGCGATTTGATTTTATCGTGGATACAAAATACAACACCTGCGGAGGTAGGCGGAAGCGCTCGAATTATTGAGCAGCAAGAATTATCGATTACCCCCCCTCTGCAATGGGAAATAAATCGTTTTTATACCATTATTGTGTTGATATTGGCTAACTGTTCGGTGCTGCTGATTGGATTGCAAGGTAGATGGGTATGGCAAACAACGTTATTGAGCGCTGTACTTTGTTGGGCTGGTTGGTTTTTATTTACTAAACCAACTAATGAAACAGAATACTTAATCAAAATGTTGTATAACTGGGGCGTTTACTGGCTGGGGGTCGGCTTACTCTTTGAACCTTTTCAAGGAGGGATTAAAAAAGATCCATCAACTTTGAGTTACTATTTTGTAACCACTGGTATGGCTTTTTTTATCTTAATTTTATTTACAATAATTATAGATGTTCTTAACCAACGAAAATGGGTACAGTTATTAATTGATAACGGTCAGAATCCCATGATTGCCTATGTGGGATTTGCCAATCTAGTTTGGCCTATTCTAGTTTTAACTGGAGTTGATGCGTGGGTTATACAAAATACCAAAACTCAGTTACTTGGCTTCTTTAAAGGGATTGTTTATACTCTGCTGGTAGCGTGTATTGTTAGTTTGTTTACCAGACTGAAACTATTCTGGAGAACTTAG
- the arsC gene encoding arsenate reductase, glutathione/glutaredoxin type — MKKVMFVCKKNSCRSQMAEGFARTLGEGKISVTSSGLEASQVHPTAVQVMSEIGIDITDQKSKPLSDFKAEDYDIVISLCGCGVNLPEDWVLREVFQDWQLDDPDGQPIEVFHRVRDEVKERVAKLVESVT, encoded by the coding sequence ATAAAAAAAGTAATGTTCGTTTGCAAGAAAAACTCCTGCCGTTCGCAGATGGCAGAGGGATTTGCTCGCACTCTCGGAGAAGGTAAGATATCTGTTACCAGTTCGGGATTAGAGGCGAGTCAGGTTCATCCCACAGCTGTTCAAGTTATGTCGGAAATTGGCATTGATATCACAGATCAAAAATCTAAGCCTTTGAGTGATTTTAAAGCTGAAGACTACGATATAGTCATCTCTTTGTGCGGCTGTGGAGTTAATTTGCCAGAAGATTGGGTACTGCGAGAAGTTTTTCAAGATTGGCAGTTGGACGATCCAGATGGGCAACCAATAGAAGTTTTTCACAGGGTGCGAGATGAAGTTAAAGAACGGGTAGCAAAACTGGTTGAATCTGTCACTTAG
- the arsM gene encoding arsenosugar biosynthesis arsenite methyltransferase ArsM, with product MSYLETAAEFYSEVAQTPQIGLCCVQSSPLQLPGLKIPSQMQEMNYGCGTTVHPTELAGEPTVLYVGVGGGLEALQFAYFSRRPSGIIAVDPVAAMREAAACNLAIASEKNLWFDRSFVEIREGDAFALPVPDASVDVVAQNCLFNIFEPADLAKALQEAFRVLKPGGRLLMSDPIATRPIPEHLRKDDRLRAMCLSGALTYQEYIQHLVDVGFGQVEIRARRPYRLLDCQNYHLEAPLLLESLDCVSFKVLMPEDGPCIFTGKTAIYAGTEEFFDDSAGHILQRGIPAAVCDKTAAKFASLMPEEILITNSTWHYTGGGCC from the coding sequence ATGAGCTATTTGGAAACCGCTGCGGAATTTTACAGTGAAGTGGCACAAACGCCCCAAATTGGTTTGTGTTGTGTCCAAAGCAGTCCTTTGCAACTGCCGGGACTCAAGATTCCCTCTCAGATGCAGGAGATGAACTACGGGTGCGGCACTACCGTGCATCCAACAGAACTTGCAGGTGAGCCAACTGTGCTGTATGTGGGCGTCGGCGGCGGTTTGGAAGCGTTGCAGTTTGCTTACTTTTCTCGCCGTCCTAGTGGTATAATTGCTGTCGATCCAGTTGCCGCGATGCGTGAGGCTGCGGCCTGTAATTTAGCGATCGCATCCGAAAAAAATCTCTGGTTCGATCGCAGTTTTGTCGAAATTCGGGAAGGCGACGCATTTGCCCTGCCGGTTCCAGACGCTTCTGTGGATGTAGTCGCTCAAAATTGCCTGTTTAATATCTTTGAGCCCGCTGACCTCGCCAAAGCCCTCCAGGAAGCCTTCCGAGTCCTAAAACCGGGTGGAAGGCTGTTGATGAGCGATCCGATCGCTACTCGTCCGATTCCAGAACATCTGCGAAAAGACGATCGCTTGCGGGCAATGTGTCTCTCTGGCGCTTTAACATATCAAGAGTATATCCAACATCTCGTCGATGTTGGCTTCGGTCAAGTAGAAATTCGCGCCCGTCGTCCATATCGACTTCTGGACTGCCAGAATTATCATCTGGAAGCACCTTTGCTCTTGGAAAGTCTTGATTGTGTCTCTTTTAAAGTGCTAATGCCAGAAGATGGCCCTTGTATTTTCACTGGCAAAACGGCGATTTATGCTGGCACCGAAGAGTTTTTTGATGACTCGGCTGGACATATCCTCCAGCGCGGTATCCCAGCAGCTGTGTGCGATAAGACTGCTGCTAAGTTCGCCTCGCTGATGCCAGAAGAAATTTTAATCACAAATTCGACTTGGCACTATACCGGCGGCGGTTGTTGTTAA
- a CDS encoding MIP/aquaporin family protein, producing the protein MKSVSRKAVLDSVFQGNKQEAIAEGVGTFILVFAGTGAVMVNQISGGAVTHLGISFVFGAVVAALIYATGHISGAHFNPAVTLAFWASGFFPRRKVLPYILAQLVGAIAASALLLIALGSVANLGATLPLKGNWLQSLVLETVLTFILMFVILGSGLDRRSPIGFAGLAIGLTVGLEAAFMGPITGASMNPARTFGPALVGGIWQHHWVYWVAPILGAQLAVLVYRQLSNGFRDFK; encoded by the coding sequence ATGAAATCAGTTTCGCGAAAGGCTGTTTTGGACTCAGTTTTCCAGGGGAATAAACAGGAAGCGATCGCCGAAGGAGTTGGCACATTTATCCTGGTTTTTGCTGGCACTGGTGCTGTGATGGTCAACCAAATCAGCGGCGGGGCAGTCACCCATCTTGGCATCAGCTTCGTATTTGGGGCAGTCGTTGCTGCTTTGATTTACGCCACAGGACATATCAGCGGCGCACACTTTAATCCAGCAGTAACGTTGGCTTTTTGGGCGAGTGGTTTTTTCCCCAGACGGAAAGTGCTGCCATATATTTTGGCACAGTTAGTTGGAGCGATCGCCGCCTCAGCTTTACTGCTAATTGCCTTGGGATCTGTAGCGAATCTTGGTGCCACTTTACCGCTCAAAGGCAACTGGCTGCAATCCCTAGTACTGGAAACCGTTCTCACATTTATCTTAATGTTTGTAATCTTGGGGTCTGGTTTAGATAGGCGATCGCCCATCGGCTTTGCCGGTTTGGCAATTGGATTAACCGTTGGTTTAGAAGCCGCATTCATGGGGCCAATAACCGGAGCCAGTATGAACCCAGCGCGGACGTTCGGCCCAGCTTTGGTGGGAGGAATTTGGCAGCACCATTGGGTTTATTGGGTTGCACCCATTTTAGGAGCGCAGTTGGCAGTGCTGGTTTACCGACAATTATCAAACGGATTTCGCGATTTCAAATAA
- a CDS encoding ArsR/SmtB family transcription factor, producing the protein MVNLPILAPADIASGFHALSDPLRIQVLELLRQQELCVCELCEQLGVTQSKLSFHLKTLKEAGLVRSRQEGRWIYYTLNLSQFIVLEQYLAEYRRFSTILPARSCREAS; encoded by the coding sequence ATGGTAAACCTACCTATTTTAGCACCTGCTGACATTGCTTCTGGCTTTCATGCCTTATCTGACCCCCTGCGGATTCAGGTTTTAGAACTGCTGCGCCAACAAGAGTTATGCGTCTGCGAACTCTGCGAACAATTGGGGGTCACTCAGTCTAAACTTTCCTTTCACCTCAAAACTCTCAAGGAAGCGGGCTTAGTTCGATCGCGCCAAGAAGGACGCTGGATTTACTACACCCTCAATCTGTCTCAGTTTATCGTTTTGGAGCAGTACCTGGCAGAATACCGTCGCTTCAGTACGATCTTACCCGCGCGCTCCTGCCGGGAGGCGAGCTAA